One genomic window of Mucilaginibacter sp. SJ includes the following:
- a CDS encoding acyl-CoA thioesterase — protein sequence MNPLPDIDGYKSVAFSQATITELMIPSYSNFGGKIHGGILLSLMDKVAYVCAAKHAGNYCVTASIDTVDFLQPVEVGELVSLMASVNYVGNTSLVVGIRVISENIKNHSVKHTNTSYFTMVAKDEFNKPAKVPGLVLENREQVRRFIEARRRKEIKQSYMKEVEQIQMPDNYENCIELLQGERCIVAG from the coding sequence ATGAACCCCTTACCCGATATAGACGGCTATAAAAGCGTGGCATTTTCGCAGGCTACTATTACCGAACTGATGATCCCTTCGTATTCCAATTTTGGCGGAAAAATTCATGGGGGGATCTTGCTTTCGCTTATGGACAAGGTAGCCTATGTATGTGCCGCCAAGCATGCGGGTAACTATTGCGTAACCGCATCTATTGATACAGTAGATTTTTTGCAACCTGTAGAAGTTGGGGAACTGGTATCGCTTATGGCATCGGTAAACTATGTAGGCAATACTTCGCTGGTGGTTGGTATCCGGGTGATATCTGAAAATATCAAAAACCATTCGGTAAAACATACCAATACCAGCTATTTCACCATGGTAGCCAAAGATGAATTTAACAAGCCTGCCAAAGTACCCGGCCTGGTTCTGGAAAACAGGGAGCAGGTAAGGCGCTTTATTGAAGCCCGCCGCCGTAAGGAGATTAAGCAGAGTTATATGAAAGAGGTTGAACAGATTCAAATGCCCGATAACTACGAGAATTGTATTGAACTGCTGCAGGGCGAGCGGTGCATTGTTGCCGGATAG
- a CDS encoding tetratricopeptide repeat-containing sensor histidine kinase produces the protein MTRPFGLLLLLLMHSTVYAQKASGIEPKKSPSLIKTIDSLNKLVEETYVGAPYEARIRAEHALLLSEKMKYNEGTGAAFLNLGHVYWSQSYYPISLFYFNSALNYLPKNKPLLLAHCYSSMGRAYTDLQNYSKAIKNLDIATRFAGHDPKMLAEVYNERSFVYARLKQYDKGIALAKLAMQLSRTVNDQPAICILYSRLANAYRLKGQYQQAVAYSDTALQMSYVVNNKRLRAISFIERAVIYNSLSQFDKAINLAKKGAALSDSIGVMDGISSAYKTIAYSFEQKHDMVQSLAYQKKFTQALDSLSAANKRKSTELIQGYFELNSRLNAIAAIEQKAGQYREKIHLQKVIIITLLISLLVVILALSVTYYLYKQKRVLNNRMRKQHKALLIQKELIEEQSVNLANINNLKDKLLAVIGHDLRTPLANLNSILRLYNTRVLSDNEVQDLMKEIEPVVQGAELTLSNLLEWAGSQIKGVNLEASAVDIYLIGIEIGRIFSYLFQQKNIRFENMALPGMCVQADERHVKVVLSNLVSNAIKFTGNYGIVSLLSTVDEGMLVISVNDTGNGIPAEKLGKLFNLNTKYTATGTSGEKGTGIGLFLCKELIEFNGGRLWVHSEINRGSTFSFSLPLVTD, from the coding sequence ATGACAAGGCCCTTTGGTTTATTATTGCTGTTATTGATGCATAGTACTGTTTATGCGCAAAAAGCAAGCGGAATTGAGCCGAAAAAATCGCCGTCACTAATCAAAACCATCGACAGCCTTAACAAACTTGTTGAGGAAACCTATGTTGGTGCCCCCTACGAGGCAAGGATAAGAGCTGAGCATGCCCTACTGCTTTCGGAAAAAATGAAATATAATGAAGGTACGGGCGCCGCTTTTTTAAATTTAGGGCATGTTTACTGGTCGCAGTCATACTATCCTATCAGTTTGTTTTATTTTAATTCGGCTTTAAATTATCTGCCCAAAAACAAGCCGCTGTTACTGGCCCACTGTTATAGCTCCATGGGCAGGGCTTATACAGATTTGCAAAACTATAGCAAGGCCATAAAAAATTTAGACATAGCCACCCGCTTTGCAGGCCATGATCCAAAAATGCTTGCCGAAGTTTATAACGAACGTTCATTTGTTTACGCCAGGCTTAAACAATATGATAAAGGCATTGCGCTTGCCAAACTTGCCATGCAGCTTAGCCGTACGGTAAATGACCAGCCCGCGATATGTATATTATACAGCCGGCTGGCTAACGCTTATCGTTTAAAGGGACAATATCAACAGGCCGTCGCTTATTCAGACACTGCCCTGCAAATGAGTTATGTTGTTAATAATAAGCGTTTAAGGGCTATCTCATTTATTGAACGTGCTGTTATTTACAATTCGTTAAGCCAGTTTGACAAAGCCATTAACCTTGCAAAAAAAGGTGCTGCTTTATCCGATAGCATTGGTGTTATGGATGGCATCTCGTCGGCTTATAAAACCATAGCCTACAGCTTTGAGCAAAAGCATGATATGGTGCAGTCGTTAGCCTATCAAAAAAAATTTACCCAGGCGCTTGATAGTCTTAGTGCTGCCAATAAGCGTAAAAGTACCGAGCTTATACAGGGTTATTTTGAGCTCAACAGCCGTCTTAATGCCATTGCCGCTATTGAGCAAAAGGCAGGGCAATACCGAGAAAAAATTCATTTGCAAAAGGTTATAATTATTACACTCCTTATTTCATTGCTGGTTGTAATATTGGCTTTGTCGGTTACCTATTACCTTTATAAACAAAAACGGGTTTTAAATAACCGGATGCGTAAGCAGCATAAAGCCCTGTTAATTCAAAAAGAACTGATAGAAGAACAATCGGTGAACCTGGCAAATATTAATAATCTTAAAGATAAGTTACTGGCTGTAATAGGGCATGATTTGCGTACACCGCTTGCTAATCTGAATTCCATATTACGTTTATACAATACCCGTGTTTTAAGCGATAATGAAGTTCAGGACCTGATGAAGGAAATAGAGCCGGTAGTACAGGGTGCCGAATTAACCCTTTCAAACCTGCTTGAATGGGCAGGCAGCCAGATCAAAGGCGTTAATCTTGAGGCATCGGCAGTCGACATTTATTTAATTGGCATTGAAATCGGGAGGATCTTTAGTTACCTTTTTCAACAAAAAAATATCAGGTTTGAAAACATGGCTTTACCCGGGATGTGCGTACAGGCTGATGAACGACATGTAAAAGTGGTTTTGAGTAACCTGGTTAGCAACGCTATTAAGTTTACGGGCAATTACGGTATTGTTAGTTTATTGAGCACCGTTGATGAAGGCATGTTGGTGATCAGTGTTAACGATACAGGCAACGGGATTCCTGCAGAAAAACTTGGCAAGTTATTTAACCTTAATACGAAATACACAGCCACAGGCACTTCCGGCGAGAAAGGCACCGGCATAGGTTTGTTTTTATGCAAGGAGCTTATTGAGTTTAACGGCGGCAGGCTTTGGGTACATTCAGAAATAAACAGGGGCAGCACCTTCAGTTTTAGCCTTCCTTTGGTAACAGATTAA